DNA from Yamadazyma tenuis chromosome 5, complete sequence:
GTTAAAAAGGCACAACGGATCCCAAaatattgaaagaaagagaagaaataATACCCATTCTACCAACATCTCTCAGATCTCGCCCACGCTTATTCTAGTTACCTCCCTATCTTTATCTACCTCGTTTCTGTATTCTGgtccttgatcaagaagcaATCCTGCATATGCGATGCTCGCTCTTAAAAAAAATTTGAGATGGAGATGAGGTTTTCTAACGATTTAGCAGAAGCGACTATGGATGCCTCTAAGCTCAATTTaagttctttgaaggaCAAAATTGCCAGCAAGTTGAGCACTAAAGGCAACAAGAGTGCAAAGGCAAGTAAGGCTTCGAAGACAACGCAAGGAAAGCAGGACCTGAAGCCCCTCAGccatgaagatgaaatatTGCGTCGCGAAGCTTTGGCACTTGGAGCCACAGAAGACGATTTGGTTCTCTTGAATGGAGTAGAATCTGGTGACGAAAGTGaacaagagtttgaaaatgcAACTGGTAAGCTGGATAAGCTGTTGGCTTCGGAGTTGAGCCTGTTTATGAAAGGTATTGGCTTGGAGAGAAAAGAAGTGCATGTGGTGAGTGATGACGATGTTCCTGAGTTAGTCGGaagtgaagatgaggaagaggacgaggaggaagaagaggaggaagaggaggaggaggaagaagaggaagaggaagaagtagaagaagtaaaagaacaagaatcATCGGAGTCGTCAGAATCGTCAGAATCATCAGACTCAGAATCCGAAGAAGAGACCGAAATTCAGGTCGAGGAAAAAACTATACcgaaagaaaagaaaaaccCAGACAAGGTCACTGACTTTTCAGCAGTTGACAGCTCGAAACTTGCAATTCCCTCTCGGTTAGACTGGTACAACACTCCTTTGGAGACAGTCACAAACCctgaaaaacttgatcGTTTTGCAATAGAAAGATTATACGAAAGAGCCCAGAAAGTGGTTGAGGATGATAACCAGACTTATTTGAAGGAGTTCACGTCCAATAACTCCCAAAGAAAGTTTTTATCTCAAATTTTATCAGATGGTACGTTGAATGATAAAATCTCTGCCTTGACCTTATTAGTCCAAGAATCTCCCTTGCACAACCTCAAAGCATTTGACACCTTACTTGGCTTCTGTGAGAAAAAATCCAGAACTGCAGCTTTGCAAGCCATCCACGCATTCAAGGATTTATTAGTGAATGGATTACTTCCAGACAGAAGACTTATAGCCTTCAACAAGAGGGCAATGACCAGAGAAATATCTGACACTCATTTGGCCATATACTACTTTGAGGACCACTTAAAAAAATCATACTTTAAGTTAGTACAAATCTTGGAACACTTGTCCCACGATCCCATTGTGCATGTTAAAATGAATGTTGTATCACATATTTtcgacttgttgaaagcaAAGCCAGAACAAGAAGCCAACTTGCTTAGACTTGGTGTGAACAAGTTGGGTGATTCAGATAACAAGGTGACCGGGAAAACCTCCTTTGCAATTTTGCAATTGGAGCAGGTTCATCCTGCGATGAAAAAAGTAATTGTTGAGTCAGTGGTTGATACTATTTTCAAGCCTGGTAGTGAATACAATGTTCAGTATTATTCCGTGTTGACGTTGAATCAGACGATTTTGACCAGAAATGAGCCAGAGATAGCcaatgacttggtcaaTACATACTTttcattgttcaagaaggtgCTTATTGAAAGTGATCCTCAAACGGCTGAAAAAGGTGACAAAACCCTTGGTAAGACCCAAAAGGGCAGAAAGAATTTGAGaaaaaacttcaaaagaGGAAAGAAGGGTGGAAGATCGGTCAAAGTGCAAGAAAAGACTGAGTCTGAGCTTGCAGAAGAGAGAAACAGTAAGTTGTTTTCTGCTCTTTTGACAGGGTTAAACAGAGCTTTCCCATTTTCCAACTTGTCCAACGAAGTTTATGACCAGCATTTGGACACCTTGTTCAGAATCACTCACTCTTCTAATTTCAACACTTCTGTCCAAGCATTGGTGTTGGTTCATCACATCATTTCCAAACAAGCCTTGAACCCAGACAGATTTTACAGAACCTTGTATGAATCTCTTTTGGATCCGAGACTactcaattcttccaaacaaGGTATCTACTTAAACTTATTGTTTAAAGCATTAAAGAGTGATACTACTGAGCCAAACAGAGTATTAGCCTTCGTCAAGagaattgttcaagtttgcAGTCATTGGTTGAATGTAGGAACCATTTCAGGAATGTTTTACTTGCTCACAGAGTTGAGCAAAATCTACCCCGAGGTTGGagacttgttggtgagTGAGGCAGAGAGACCAGAAGCTGAAGACAAGGtaaagaaagaagagcaGTACGATAGTCGTAAGAGAGACCCTAAGTTTGCAGGAGCCAGCTCGTCTTGCCTCTGGGAAGTCGTACCATTTCTCACCCATTACCATCCTACTGTATCCATCTATGCCGAATCATTTTTGGAAGGTAAAGACCAGACCAAGCCGGATTTGGGCTTATACAGCTTAAGTCATTTCTTGGACAGATTTGTGTACAAGAATGCCAAACAAAAGGCTATCACCAAAGGTTCTTCTATTATGCAGCCCTTGGGAGGAAGTCATACCGGCTCCCTTTTGGTTAAAGCCACCAATGTCATGAGTGGTGATGTACCTGTCAACACCGAAGACTGGTTGACCAAAAAGACTGAGGACATTCGTCCAGACGAATCATTTTTCCACCAGTATTTCACCACCAAGGACTCCAAAACGAAGGCAAAAACCAAGAAGAGAGCtaaggatgaagatgaagaagacttggaTGATGCAGAGATTTGGAGTGCGTTGGTGAAATCTCGGCCTGAAATCGAAGACGATGATAGTGAAGGGTctgttggatttggagaCAGTGATTTTTCTGACGACGATGGAGAGatcgaagaagagattgacGAAGGcgaagaagagattgacGAAGGTGAAGCAGAGGGAGTGGAAGAAACTGATTTTGCTGATTTCGATGGAaaattggacttttcaGAGGGAGACAGCGACGACAACCTCAATTTTATCGACGAGGATGATGAGATCAGTAGCGACGGCGAAACCGACACCAAGAAACGGGGCCGTGATGATAGCGACAAATCCAgcaacaaaaagaagaaactcaagcaGTTGCCCGTGTTCGCATCTGCTGACGATTATTCGCAATATTTGGATtctgacgatgacgacTATAGTTAGATACATATAATATATACAAGCCGAACCGGCGAAACAAAACCTGACCCATAAGGTACCGACTTCCACAAATATGGCACAAGTCTCGAAGCCACCCCCCAGAGACCAATTACATCCCGTTCAAAGATTTTCCGCGTTACATAAACCGTTGAGAAAAAGAAACTCAAATTGCCTAATTCGATTGACCCGAAAACCGTTTTCTTTGTCTCACAGATATGCAATAATCGCTTCCAAAATCTCGAAAAAATTCCTCATTAACCTCCCTGTCGCGTGAGAATGAACTTGCATCAGGACAACTTTGGCACCTTGAACCAAGAGTATGATATCTGTTTGTTAGGTACGGAGAGCTCGGGCAAAACGTCGTTGGTGTTGTACTACATTCATAACCGTTATATTGAGGAGGAAAATGCCCCTGAAGATTTATATACAAAAGTGGTTCGGACGGGTCACAGCTACAACGAAGTCACTATTCTCGACTTGAATCCGCGGCAAGACAActattcttcttctagGAAAAGACAGCTCATGAACAATTCAGGAATGGTGTTTGCCTATTCCATCACAGACCACCATTCTTTCCATGACATGGAGCAGTTGTATGAGcaggtggtggagttgcGTGGTGGAGATCAGATGCCCCCGGTGGTAGTTGTGGGCTTGAAAAGCGATTTGGAGGATGAGAGAAACGTCAGTTACGAGGAAGGGAAGCAGTTTTCTGATCAAATAGGGgcattgaagttcttggaagCTAATTCCCGATGGGGCACAAATGTGgacaaggtgtttgagCCTCTTGCGGAGATAATCCGCCAGAAAAAGCTGTTTGGCAGACGGTTGTCCCAGGTGGCCATTTCTCCTAGAAAGTCTCCGCTAGCTTCCACACCTGAAGGACTGCCTAGAAAAGCCAAAAATCATATAGGAAGGATAGAAGAGGAGGTGGTTAAATCAGAAGATTTTCATTCCGCTGAGGTGGTTCCAGTGAAGCACGAGAGCCCCAGTAAAAAAGATGAAAGCGTGATGGAGCAGGTCCATGAGGACACTAAAAACAGCTCCCGATGTTGTGTTGTGATGTGAGACATAGGAGTGTCACACGACTATGACTTGAGTGTCGAAAACCCATTATAGAGGGAATTGAAGGGAACAATCAATTATAGAGCAAAATTATAGACTTAAGCATTTTTATAGAATACCATCAAAAATTGCCAACACCGACGGAAAGAACACAAAAACTGTATGTGATAGCTGGCCTACCTCAGACACATCGGAAGTCATTCATGGctgtttttctttggtctATTTCTTCATGGAACCCTGTTCGTCCCATCCAGCTTTGTTTTGCTCTCCGTGCATACTTCGGTGCATAATCGAATCTAGGAAGAAAACGCGAAGGCTCTAGTGAGTAAATGATTAAATTAGTTGGTACAATAGATAATTTTCTATACAACGGCAGCGTCATCGGAAACATGAGAGAACCCTCTGAACTGTTCTTGCATTTCAGATGTCAACACTGTGTCTACAGGAGTCAATCTTGGAGTTTCGGAGGTGAATTCCTTGTCGAAGTTGGAGTAGTCATGCTCGCTCGTCAATTCTGGCAAGTATGGTGGTTGGATGTTACAGCTCAAAATGTCATCGAAGTTCACATCGGCAAAGTAGGGGTGTTCCATGATCTCAAGGGCGTCTCTTTCTGAAGAACCTAATCTCATGGATGGGTCTTTGGTTAACAATGCCTGGAGAATCAACACCGTTTGACGAGGCATGCTGATAGGATACTTGACATCATCATGTTCAATAGcattgaagatttcatcttcgtcatcaccTTTGAATGGGGATTGACATAAGAGCATTTGGAAGAGAAGCACACCAAATGCCCACCAATCAACGCTCCGGGTGTACTCTTTGCCTGAGACAATTTCTGGAGCCATAAACTCTGGAGTACCACAGAAGGTGCCGGTAGTGCTCTTATGCCACATGTTCTCTTTACATAATCCGTAATCACCGATTTTGATGTGTCCCTTGGAAGTCAATAAGATGTTATCCAATTTCAAATCACGATACACAATTCCGTTATCATGGAAATGCTTAAGGCCCAACAACACTTCACAAGCATAGAACTTGGCACGCTTGGCTGAAAACCTGGAGTTCTGGATATGCCACATCAAATCACCACCCGAAATATACTCCATGACAAAGTAGATTCTGTTTTCCGTTTGAAAACAACAGTGTAAATTCAATAAGAATGGATGCATTTCCTTGTTTGCAGTCAAAAACACTCTCTTTTCTGACTTCACACTTTCTGCTTCATCATTTTCTACAATGAAATCCTTCTTAAGCACCTTAATAGCACATAAATTATTGGTATGGCGAGATTCTGCCAACATCACCTTACCAAAATTACCTTTACCCAACACAGCC
Protein-coding regions in this window:
- the MAK21 gene encoding RNA-binding ribosome biosynthesis protein mak21 (BUSCO:EOG092612XD; COG:J,K; EggNog:ENOG503NUH0), producing the protein MRFSNDLAEATMDASKLNLSSLKDKIASKLSTKGNKSAKASKASKTTQGKQDSKPLSHEDEILRREALALGATEDDLVLLNGVESGDESEQEFENATGKSDKSLASELSSFMKGIGLERKEVHVVSDDDVPELVGSEDEEEDEEEEEEEEEEEEEEEEEEVEEVKEQESSESSESSESSDSESEEETEIQVEEKTIPKEKKNPDKVTDFSAVDSSKLAIPSRLDWYNTPLETVTNPEKLDRFAIERLYERAQKVVEDDNQTYLKEFTSNNSQRKFLSQILSDGTLNDKISALTLLVQESPLHNLKAFDTLLGFCEKKSRTAALQAIHAFKDLLVNGLLPDRRLIAFNKRAMTREISDTHLAIYYFEDHLKKSYFKLVQILEHLSHDPIVHVKMNVVSHIFDLLKAKPEQEANLLRLGVNKLGDSDNKVTGKTSFAILQLEQVHPAMKKVIVESVVDTIFKPGSEYNVQYYSVLTLNQTILTRNEPEIANDLVNTYFSLFKKVLIESDPQTAEKGDKTLGKTQKGRKNLRKNFKRGKKGGRSVKVQEKTESELAEERNSKLFSALLTGLNRAFPFSNLSNEVYDQHLDTLFRITHSSNFNTSVQALVLVHHIISKQALNPDRFYRTLYESLLDPRLLNSSKQGIYLNLLFKALKSDTTEPNRVLAFVKRIVQVCSHWLNVGTISGMFYLLTELSKIYPEVGDLLVSEAERPEAEDKVKKEEQYDSRKRDPKFAGASSSCLWEVVPFLTHYHPTVSIYAESFLEGKDQTKPDLGLYSLSHFLDRFVYKNAKQKAITKGSSIMQPLGGSHTGSLLVKATNVMSGDVPVNTEDWLTKKTEDIRPDESFFHQYFTTKDSKTKAKTKKRAKDEDEEDLDDAEIWSALVKSRPEIEDDDSEGSVGFGDSDFSDDDGEIEEEIDEGEEEIDEGEAEGVEETDFADFDGKLDFSEGDSDDNLNFIDEDDEISSDGETDTKKRGRDDSDKSSNKKKKLKQLPVFASADDYSQYLDSDDDDYS
- a CDS encoding uncharacterized protein (EggNog:ENOG503PVFQ; COG:S) translates to MNLHQDNFGTLNQEYDICLLGTESSGKTSLVLYYIHNRYIEEENAPEDLYTKVVRTGHSYNEVTILDLNPRQDNYSSSRKRQLMNNSGMVFAYSITDHHSFHDMEQLYEQVVELRGGDQMPPVVVVGLKSDLEDERNVSYEEGKQFSDQIGALKFLEANSRWGTNVDKVFEPLAEIIRQKKSFGRRLSQVAISPRKSPLASTPEGSPRKAKNHIGRIEEEVVKSEDFHSAEVVPVKHESPSKKDESVMEQVHEDTKNSSRCCVVM